From one Dyella sp. 2HG41-7 genomic stretch:
- a CDS encoding DUF4142 domain-containing protein: protein MITTTTKRVAPLWIACSIAFCGIATAQTTAPATHNPNAPVPVVAAAVGGDAQFVTSASTANATEIIASRLASTQAQSPKVKAFAATMIQDHTAANDKLRTIAQKNGFALASTAMVEQQPDLAKLQNLNGKDFDTAYTAMMNKDHQDAVALFTSESTKGSNAELKAFATQTLPALQHHLEMAKAL from the coding sequence ATGATCACTACGACAACCAAACGTGTAGCACCTTTGTGGATCGCATGCTCGATCGCATTTTGCGGCATAGCGACGGCGCAGACCACCGCGCCAGCGACACACAATCCGAATGCGCCCGTTCCAGTGGTAGCGGCTGCGGTTGGCGGCGATGCGCAATTCGTCACGTCTGCGTCGACCGCTAACGCAACGGAAATCATCGCCAGCCGATTGGCGAGTACGCAAGCGCAATCGCCGAAAGTCAAGGCGTTTGCAGCGACGATGATCCAAGATCACACCGCCGCCAACGACAAGTTAAGGACCATCGCCCAAAAGAATGGCTTTGCTTTGGCGAGCACGGCGATGGTGGAACAGCAGCCGGATCTCGCCAAGCTACAGAACTTGAACGGCAAGGATTTCGATACGGCTTACACCGCGATGATGAATAAGGATCATCAGGACGCCGTCGCGCTGTTTACATCCGAATCGACGAAAGGGTCCAACGCCGAGTTGAAGGCGTTCGCGACACAAACGCTGCCCGCCCTGCAGCACCATTTGGAGATGGCTAAGGCGCTGTAA
- a CDS encoding flavin reductase family protein produces the protein MRPLPQWSTVAIAPPSNAVTATLHWHGDSADVTKDHTVASLMPLVIATSLDAGKRPLLEYRDRATGKLLGALHLAYAGSIAIDTRSLTLYHVAAGEHHCLGWPRRPWNAWLQNRQMQKHRAPHHLAMESAAVQQLMIAYLCPRPVILVSVDVPGHRNIFPMDLIGPLERSGFFSLALRSTNISQPVMREARRVALSNIPSDMKDTVYKLAEHHKLPLNDWKSLPFPVCPSREFGIPTVASALRVQELDIVHSQEIGSHMFFLGRIASEESLTQGTQLHHTPGFYQAYRRRVDMPFMEI, from the coding sequence GTGCGCCCTTTGCCGCAATGGTCGACGGTAGCTATCGCGCCGCCGTCGAACGCGGTGACGGCGACGCTGCACTGGCATGGTGATTCGGCCGATGTCACGAAGGACCACACCGTAGCGTCGTTGATGCCATTGGTCATCGCAACGAGCCTCGATGCCGGCAAACGCCCTTTGCTCGAATATCGCGATCGCGCCACGGGAAAACTTCTTGGCGCGCTGCACCTTGCGTATGCCGGATCGATCGCCATCGACACGCGCTCGCTCACCCTCTACCACGTCGCCGCCGGGGAACATCATTGTCTGGGTTGGCCACGACGTCCGTGGAACGCGTGGCTTCAAAACCGACAGATGCAGAAACACCGCGCACCGCATCACCTCGCCATGGAATCGGCTGCGGTGCAGCAACTCATGATCGCCTATCTGTGTCCGCGCCCGGTCATACTCGTTTCGGTGGACGTGCCGGGGCATCGAAATATCTTCCCCATGGATTTGATTGGCCCGCTGGAACGCAGCGGCTTTTTCTCGCTGGCGTTGCGAAGCACCAATATTTCCCAACCCGTAATGCGCGAAGCACGCAGGGTCGCTTTATCCAATATTCCTTCCGACATGAAGGATACGGTTTACAAGTTGGCCGAGCATCACAAGCTTCCCTTGAATGACTGGAAGTCGCTTCCGTTTCCGGTTTGCCCATCGCGCGAATTCGGCATCCCAACGGTTGCTTCGGCATTGCGGGTTCAAGAGCTGGATATCGTTCACAGCCAGGAAATCGGATCGCATATGTTCTTTCTTGGACGCATCGCTTCCGAGGAATCTCTCACGCAAGGCACGCAACTGCATCACACGCCCGGTTTCTACCAAGCGTATCGTCGTCGTGTAGATATGCCGTTTATGGAAATCTAG
- a CDS encoding response regulator, which yields MNSLPLASLDAIPSEPLHMSQRARVLLVDDDERNLHAIKTVLEDIAEVVVASSGEEALRHLLKGEFAVILLDVYMPGMDGYETAQMIRAREQTKRIPIIFLSAVNKEVEHLLRGYAMGAVDYVFKPVEPVVLQSKVAVFVDLFLMRREVQLKALQEQRLLDTTLQANAEKLRAEQELRRAEQRQTAIIKSLPIVLYLEDHDTSLHDPQIVSGNFMALTGFSYEELASAPKTWMERIHPDDQTRVVAELATRKEGRGYAVEYRWLNADGQYRHFLDQGVLLRDMQDQPLEFAGTLLDVTDRKELESQLLHSRKMDALGQITGGIAHDFNNLLAAVLGGLEMLEKSVPMEAKHSRLLSITRRATEQGTALVARLLAFARKQKLEPASIDMDTLSTSVTHLLEHTLGGMVTLEWQLQKELWHPYADAGQLELALVNLAINARDAMPEGGTIHISCRNAQAEHSDLPDGHYVVLVVSDTGVGISPKNLERVTEPFFTTKEQGKGTGLGLSMVYGFARQSGGKVQIRSEVGQGTLVEIWLPRATELPQSAATSPVQAEPKYGRADGMQHVLLIDDHDGVRLTTTTLLEELGYRVTALSDGVQAAELSDEELQATDVLISDYAMPLMSGTDVIRKLRSRKPSLPAIIITGHADAISNIPENVRVLTKPFTIMRLHEAIVVAETV from the coding sequence ATGAACTCTCTCCCTCTGGCGTCCTTGGACGCCATCCCAAGCGAGCCGCTGCATATGTCTCAGCGCGCCCGCGTTCTGCTGGTCGACGACGACGAGCGCAATCTGCACGCTATCAAAACCGTGCTGGAAGATATTGCCGAAGTGGTCGTCGCCAGTTCGGGCGAAGAAGCCCTGCGGCATCTGCTCAAGGGCGAGTTTGCGGTGATCCTGCTGGACGTCTACATGCCCGGCATGGATGGTTACGAAACCGCCCAGATGATCCGCGCGCGCGAACAGACCAAACGCATTCCGATTATTTTTCTATCGGCCGTCAATAAAGAAGTCGAACACCTGCTGCGCGGCTACGCGATGGGAGCTGTCGATTATGTGTTCAAGCCGGTCGAACCGGTCGTCTTGCAATCCAAAGTAGCCGTATTCGTCGATCTGTTTCTAATGCGCCGCGAGGTGCAGCTAAAAGCCCTGCAGGAACAACGCCTGCTCGACACCACGCTGCAAGCGAACGCCGAAAAACTGCGGGCCGAACAAGAATTGCGGCGCGCCGAACAGCGGCAGACGGCGATCATCAAATCCTTGCCGATCGTGCTTTATCTGGAAGATCACGATACCTCGCTGCACGATCCGCAAATCGTCAGCGGCAACTTTATGGCGCTCACCGGTTTTTCATACGAGGAACTGGCGTCCGCACCGAAGACTTGGATGGAACGCATCCACCCGGACGATCAGACGCGCGTCGTCGCCGAATTGGCGACACGTAAAGAAGGACGCGGTTACGCCGTGGAATACCGCTGGCTCAATGCGGACGGCCAGTACCGGCATTTTCTGGATCAAGGCGTATTGCTGCGCGATATGCAAGACCAACCTTTGGAGTTTGCGGGGACTCTGCTGGATGTCACCGACCGCAAGGAGTTGGAATCGCAACTCCTGCATTCACGCAAGATGGATGCGTTGGGCCAGATCACCGGCGGCATCGCGCACGATTTCAACAACCTGCTTGCCGCCGTACTCGGTGGCCTTGAAATGTTGGAAAAATCGGTGCCGATGGAAGCGAAACATTCCCGGCTGCTGTCCATTACCCGCCGCGCGACCGAACAAGGCACCGCCTTGGTGGCGCGTTTGCTGGCGTTTGCGCGCAAGCAGAAGCTCGAACCGGCCAGCATCGACATGGACACGCTGTCCACGTCGGTGACGCATTTGCTGGAACACACGCTCGGCGGCATGGTCACGCTGGAATGGCAGCTGCAAAAAGAGCTTTGGCATCCCTACGCCGACGCGGGCCAATTGGAGCTCGCCTTGGTGAATCTCGCCATCAATGCGCGCGATGCGATGCCGGAAGGCGGAACGATCCACATCAGTTGTCGCAATGCGCAGGCCGAGCACAGCGATTTGCCGGATGGCCATTATGTCGTGCTGGTGGTTTCGGATACCGGTGTCGGCATTTCGCCTAAGAACCTCGAACGCGTCACCGAACCTTTCTTCACCACCAAGGAACAAGGCAAAGGCACCGGGCTCGGGCTCAGCATGGTTTACGGTTTTGCGCGGCAATCGGGCGGCAAAGTGCAAATTCGCAGCGAAGTCGGCCAGGGCACCCTGGTTGAAATCTGGTTGCCGCGGGCGACGGAATTGCCGCAGAGCGCCGCCACGTCTCCGGTGCAAGCGGAACCCAAGTACGGTCGCGCGGATGGCATGCAACATGTGCTGTTGATCGACGATCACGACGGCGTACGCCTCACCACCACCACGTTGCTGGAAGAACTCGGTTACCGAGTTACCGCGTTATCCGATGGTGTGCAAGCGGCCGAATTGTCGGACGAAGAACTCCAGGCCACCGACGTATTGATCAGCGATTACGCGATGCCGCTAATGTCGGGCACCGATGTCATTCGCAAGCTTCGCAGTCGAAAACCATCGCTCCCGGCCATCATCATTACCGGCCACGCCGACGCGATTTCCAATATCCCCGAAAACGTGCGCGTATTGACCAAGCCCTTTACGATCATGCGACTGCACGAGGCGATCGTCGTTGCCGAAACAGTGTAG
- a CDS encoding methyltransferase domain-containing protein, with translation MHTGEHYHVFIQTSRRDRRVRSQFQSMVLSRLAKGADILDFGAGTGIDAKTYAANGHATFVYEPSEAMRDYLTQHCREEIARNTVVEIGWPLACKVHAVTANFAVLNHIDDHVTLFKDLSRVVRKDGFVLASMLNPFYLGDARYGWWRKNLVNLLRHGRYAIPSESRIHRFTPRVVAHAAAPYFRLERVTPRGMGLATNLYIFLLFRRT, from the coding sequence ATGCATACCGGAGAGCACTACCACGTCTTTATCCAGACATCGCGACGCGATCGTCGGGTGCGCAGCCAGTTTCAGAGCATGGTGCTAAGTCGTCTCGCCAAGGGCGCGGATATTCTCGACTTCGGCGCGGGCACGGGTATCGATGCAAAGACGTATGCCGCCAACGGACATGCGACATTCGTGTACGAGCCTTCGGAAGCGATGCGTGATTATTTGACGCAGCATTGCCGTGAAGAAATCGCCCGCAACACCGTTGTCGAGATTGGATGGCCGCTTGCCTGCAAAGTGCACGCGGTCACCGCCAATTTCGCGGTACTCAATCACATCGACGATCATGTGACGCTGTTCAAGGATCTATCGCGCGTCGTTCGTAAAGACGGTTTTGTACTGGCCAGCATGCTCAATCCGTTCTATCTCGGCGACGCGCGCTACGGCTGGTGGCGAAAAAACCTCGTCAATCTCCTGCGCCACGGACGCTACGCCATTCCAAGCGAAAGCCGTATTCATCGATTTACGCCGCGTGTCGTAGCGCATGCCGCAGCGCCCTATTTTCGCCTTGAACGCGTCACGCCGCGCGGCATGGGGCTCGCGACGAATCTCTACATCTTTTTGCTATTTCGGCGAACCTGA
- a CDS encoding right-handed parallel beta-helix repeat-containing protein yields MVKSSFHYVVLLMFAWAISSQTASAETLYASPDGTANTHCSVRSPCSLFAVQAAARARRDAGATAIDIALLDGAYRLSQPLRLDSRDSGAPGHPIHWHAVENAHPTLIGSRRVAGQREGNYWVFALQPDEEDASSIYLDGQRRLPDQTAACPACKVDEKGLFDIPPGLMQRLQAGSLVNVHARWRDFHCRITALGDGRVTVARPCWHNTGIDSRNDWKVASPFGKHYQGMDGFDGLNGMPRESGAFTVDRANHRLYYLPRVDESARTPVIEVPVLEALLTLTGTHEKPIHDVVFQGIAFANTEWRQAHSDDGYVSLQAGYLVEGRGRQSLPGNGEGMTRIDSAVTIQAGRDIVFDRDAFAHLAAAGIAFVEDSHGVALMRSRFTDLGGGAIFAGDTEAHPHDPGTKTSNVLIADNQIDHVAIAYRDNVAIMAGFVNGLDLLHNTIADLPYSGISVGWGWNYEGSQPVQSAIHIVGNRVERVMLQLADGGAIYTQATSTSGTSCVVRNAIDMRHSGEGNGVYLDEHSFDFNVERNVVLGSWISAWADWSGHLRIVDNWTDSDGAPHNSGPTKIWSPNFTHLKALPDDAIRIQTAAGTRTSATLPTLPIRIAPACPRN; encoded by the coding sequence ATGGTGAAGTCGTCTTTCCACTATGTGGTGCTGCTTATGTTTGCTTGGGCGATTTCGTCGCAGACCGCGAGCGCTGAAACGCTTTATGCGTCGCCCGACGGAACGGCAAATACTCACTGCAGCGTTCGATCGCCCTGCTCTCTTTTCGCCGTGCAAGCCGCGGCACGCGCTCGACGCGACGCCGGCGCAACGGCGATCGATATCGCGTTACTCGATGGCGCATATCGCCTATCGCAACCGTTGCGCCTCGACAGCCGCGACAGTGGCGCACCTGGTCATCCCATCCACTGGCATGCCGTTGAAAACGCGCATCCCACACTGATCGGAAGTCGACGCGTCGCGGGACAACGCGAAGGAAACTATTGGGTATTCGCGCTACAGCCCGACGAAGAAGACGCATCGAGCATTTATCTGGATGGGCAGCGCCGCCTGCCCGATCAAACCGCCGCCTGCCCCGCCTGCAAGGTCGATGAAAAAGGTCTGTTCGATATTCCACCTGGCTTAATGCAGCGACTGCAAGCTGGCTCGCTGGTCAACGTGCATGCGCGATGGCGCGACTTCCACTGCCGCATTACTGCGCTTGGCGACGGTCGCGTGACTGTGGCGCGACCTTGTTGGCACAACACCGGCATCGATTCGCGTAACGATTGGAAAGTCGCCAGTCCGTTTGGCAAGCACTACCAAGGTATGGATGGTTTCGATGGCTTGAACGGCATGCCGCGCGAATCCGGCGCGTTTACGGTGGACAGAGCAAATCATCGGCTCTATTACCTGCCACGCGTGGACGAATCGGCCCGAACGCCCGTCATCGAAGTCCCCGTGTTGGAAGCGCTGCTGACGTTGACCGGCACGCACGAAAAGCCGATTCACGATGTGGTGTTTCAAGGTATCGCGTTCGCCAACACCGAATGGCGCCAAGCGCACTCCGACGACGGCTACGTCAGCCTGCAAGCGGGTTATCTGGTCGAAGGTCGCGGGCGACAGTCGCTGCCGGGCAACGGCGAAGGCATGACGCGCATCGACAGCGCCGTCACCATCCAGGCAGGACGCGATATCGTGTTCGATCGCGATGCGTTTGCGCATTTGGCCGCGGCGGGCATTGCCTTTGTCGAGGATTCGCACGGCGTCGCCCTCATGCGTTCGCGATTTACCGATCTTGGCGGCGGAGCGATCTTCGCTGGCGACACCGAAGCACATCCCCACGATCCCGGCACCAAAACATCAAATGTGCTGATCGCCGATAACCAGATCGATCACGTCGCCATCGCTTATCGCGACAACGTGGCGATCATGGCTGGTTTCGTCAACGGACTCGATCTGCTTCACAACACCATCGCCGACCTGCCTTATAGCGGCATTTCCGTCGGCTGGGGATGGAACTACGAAGGCTCGCAACCCGTGCAATCGGCGATCCATATCGTCGGTAACCGCGTCGAACGTGTGATGCTGCAGCTTGCTGACGGCGGCGCCATCTACACGCAGGCCACGTCCACATCGGGCACATCGTGCGTGGTGCGCAACGCCATCGATATGCGCCACAGTGGTGAAGGCAACGGCGTCTATCTCGATGAACACAGCTTCGACTTCAACGTCGAGCGGAATGTCGTGCTCGGATCGTGGATCAGCGCCTGGGCGGATTGGAGCGGCCATCTGCGCATCGTCGACAATTGGACCGACAGCGACGGCGCGCCGCACAATTCCGGCCCTACCAAGATTTGGTCGCCGAATTTCACGCATTTGAAGGCGCTTCCCGACGACGCGATACGCATACAGACGGCTGCAGGCACACGAACAAGCGCCACTTTGCCGACACTGCCGATTCGCATCGCCCCCGCATGTCCTCGCAATTGA
- a CDS encoding potassium transporter Kup, with amino-acid sequence MVKQAHAGADPSQRTLPALALAATGVVFGDIATSPLYALQQAFGEQGVKPDHDNVLGLLSMCLYALLLVVTGKYVLIVMRADNHGEGGMMALGALARGAMRGRGAITWLTIMLGLAGAALFFGDSVITPAISVLSAVEGLQLATPAFQPWVLPIAIGILIGLFLLQRGGSSLLGHLFGPLMAFWLLCIAVLGIAAILGHPSVIDAVNPYYAVLYMGHNGFKGFASLGAVVLVLTGAEALYADIGHFGAAPIRWSWFCLALPALLLNYFGQGALLLKHPDASATPFYRLVPHVLLYPMIALAACATIIASQAVVSGAFSMVRQGIQLGYLPRARILHTSKEMEGQIYLPAVNLMLFVAVMASVLIFRSSQRLGGAYGIAVSGTMLLTTILMLIVAKRKWQWNMLQLAGFGAVFGFIDTAFFTANMLKLREGGWFPLLLAVCALLVMTTWRRGRAMVIQRLHREGKKLDELIREVMARKPLRAKGTAVFLTRSRQWAPQALLQNLRHNEVLHRRNILLHIDDDADTPRVRRGKHREVKDLGEGFYWVRLRFGFSERIDVPAQLRALDFDPGLDPNELSYFIGSDEVTAEHKDRLWRWRKALFIYLYRNAEPAVLYYGMPARQLVEIGTKIDL; translated from the coding sequence ATGGTCAAACAAGCGCATGCAGGTGCCGATCCGTCGCAACGAACGCTGCCGGCGCTTGCACTGGCGGCCACCGGCGTGGTTTTCGGCGACATTGCCACCAGTCCGTTGTATGCCTTGCAACAAGCATTCGGCGAGCAAGGCGTAAAACCCGATCACGACAACGTGCTTGGGCTTTTGTCGATGTGCCTGTATGCCCTGCTGCTAGTTGTCACCGGCAAATACGTGCTGATTGTGATGCGGGCCGACAACCACGGCGAAGGCGGCATGATGGCGCTCGGTGCGCTCGCGCGCGGCGCCATGCGCGGTCGCGGGGCGATCACCTGGCTGACGATTATGTTGGGGCTCGCCGGCGCGGCGCTATTCTTTGGCGACAGCGTCATTACGCCCGCCATTTCCGTCTTGTCGGCGGTAGAAGGATTGCAGTTGGCGACGCCGGCATTCCAGCCGTGGGTGTTGCCGATTGCGATCGGCATTTTGATTGGCCTCTTTTTATTGCAGCGTGGTGGTAGCTCGCTGTTGGGTCACCTGTTCGGCCCGCTGATGGCCTTTTGGCTGCTCTGCATTGCCGTATTGGGCATCGCCGCGATTTTGGGTCACCCCAGTGTGATCGACGCGGTGAATCCCTATTACGCCGTGCTTTATATGGGTCACAATGGCTTCAAAGGGTTTGCTTCGCTCGGCGCGGTAGTGCTGGTACTGACAGGCGCTGAGGCGCTCTATGCCGATATTGGCCACTTCGGCGCCGCACCCATTCGATGGTCGTGGTTCTGTCTCGCCCTGCCTGCGTTGCTGCTGAATTATTTCGGACAAGGTGCGCTTCTGCTGAAGCACCCTGATGCGAGCGCCACGCCTTTTTATCGGCTGGTTCCGCACGTATTGCTCTACCCCATGATCGCACTGGCGGCCTGCGCCACGATTATCGCTTCCCAGGCCGTCGTCTCCGGCGCTTTCTCGATGGTGCGACAAGGCATCCAGCTCGGCTATCTGCCGCGCGCTCGCATTCTGCACACGTCCAAAGAAATGGAAGGTCAAATCTATTTGCCGGCCGTCAACTTGATGCTGTTCGTTGCGGTCATGGCGAGCGTGCTGATTTTCCGATCGTCGCAACGCCTGGGCGGCGCGTACGGCATCGCCGTCAGCGGAACCATGCTGCTCACGACGATCCTTATGCTGATCGTCGCCAAGCGAAAATGGCAGTGGAACATGCTTCAGCTTGCTGGCTTCGGCGCCGTATTTGGTTTTATCGACACCGCGTTCTTTACCGCCAATATGCTCAAGCTGCGCGAAGGCGGCTGGTTTCCGCTGCTATTGGCCGTATGCGCGCTTTTGGTTATGACGACTTGGCGCCGCGGGCGCGCCATGGTGATACAGCGCCTTCATCGCGAAGGTAAAAAGCTCGACGAACTGATCCGCGAGGTGATGGCGCGCAAGCCGTTACGCGCGAAAGGCACGGCCGTGTTTTTGACGCGAAGCCGCCAATGGGCGCCGCAGGCTTTGTTGCAAAACCTTCGGCATAACGAGGTCTTGCATCGCCGAAACATCTTGCTCCATATCGACGATGACGCGGACACGCCGCGAGTCCGGCGCGGAAAGCATCGCGAAGTAAAGGATCTCGGCGAGGGTTTCTATTGGGTCCGCCTGCGCTTTGGTTTCAGCGAACGTATCGACGTGCCTGCGCAACTTAGAGCGTTGGATTTCGATCCAGGACTCGATCCGAACGAACTCTCGTACTTTATTGGCTCCGATGAAGTGACAGCCGAGCACAAAGACCGCCTGTGGCGCTGGCGCAAAGCGCTTTTCATCTATCTCTATCGTAATGCGGAGCCGGCCGTTCTTTACTACGGCATGCCGGCGCGTCAATTGGTTGAAATCGGCACCAAGATCGACCTTTGA
- the galA gene encoding beta-galactosidase GalA, protein MIDITRRTFVISSLGLVGSSLLPRFVWAANGKPMPAKPLWTLPQNTSALAPREQLQFDFGWQFAFGNGEDPTKDFGFGFGQSDFSKTGTFKIATTEFNADGWRALHLPHDWAVELPFVHDDKGDEDDRMTSHGYKPLGRRYPATSVGWYRRVFDIPESDRGRRIWIEFDGVMRDIVVFVNGCFIGRHDDGYTSFRFDLTDFLNYGGKNVVVVRVDASFGDGWFYEGAGIYRHVWLTKMDAVHVRQWESVVRPTLHGDAATLELATVVDNDNAHPANASLEWTIVDAGGHTVAQATSPAQTIAPNASSDYRATVTVNNPTLWSLEEPHLYTAHVKVSVDGKLLDGERVPFGIRTAVFDSDRGFFLNGKPVKIQGTCNHQDHAGVGAALPDRLQAFRIGVLQGMGCNAVRTSHNMPTPEWVEACDRMGMLMMCETRQMSSNPSGMQQLDTMVKRYRNSPSIIIWSIGNEEFKLQKGELAPQGARIATAMVERCHELDPTRVVSAAVNGDNEQGVSDALDIIGFNYHIDYPDGFHKKHPKRAVYGSETSSAISTRGEYASDPSKNTVNSYDGVVEWGETPEQWWTYYGTREWLAGGFAWTGFDYRGEPTPYGWPSTSSQFGIVDLCGFPKDYYYYYKAWWRNEPSLHVFPHWNWQGKEGQDISVWAYTNLDEVELLLNGKSLGVKKVPHLGHVEWKVAYAPGVIEARGRRNGQVVLTERRETTGPAQKLRLSADRAEISADGQDVAILTVEALDDHGRLVPTANNKLAFRISGKGQLIGVGNGNPNCLESDKEPKRSLFHGLAQLIVQSTDETGQVLVEAVEEDATGRPLRSASLAIKTSKPASSAGRAG, encoded by the coding sequence ATGATCGATATAACGCGCCGTACTTTCGTCATTTCCAGCCTTGGTCTGGTGGGCTCCTCGCTGCTTCCGCGCTTTGTGTGGGCCGCCAACGGCAAACCGATGCCCGCCAAGCCGCTTTGGACGCTGCCGCAAAACACATCGGCGCTTGCGCCGCGCGAGCAACTGCAGTTCGATTTCGGTTGGCAGTTTGCATTTGGCAACGGCGAGGATCCGACCAAGGATTTCGGCTTTGGATTCGGCCAGAGCGATTTCTCGAAGACCGGCACGTTCAAAATCGCCACCACCGAATTCAACGCCGACGGTTGGCGCGCGTTGCATCTTCCGCACGACTGGGCGGTCGAACTGCCTTTCGTGCACGACGACAAGGGCGACGAAGACGACCGCATGACGTCGCACGGCTACAAGCCGCTGGGCAGGCGCTATCCCGCCACTAGCGTGGGTTGGTATCGGCGCGTGTTCGATATCCCGGAGAGCGATCGTGGCCGTCGTATCTGGATCGAATTCGATGGCGTGATGCGCGACATCGTGGTGTTCGTCAACGGCTGTTTTATCGGTCGCCACGACGACGGCTACACCTCGTTCCGCTTCGACCTAACCGATTTCCTCAACTACGGAGGCAAGAACGTCGTGGTCGTCAGAGTCGACGCCAGTTTCGGCGACGGCTGGTTTTACGAAGGCGCCGGCATCTATCGGCATGTCTGGCTGACCAAGATGGACGCGGTGCATGTGCGCCAGTGGGAAAGCGTGGTGCGCCCCACCCTGCACGGCGATGCCGCCACGCTGGAATTGGCGACCGTGGTCGACAACGACAACGCGCATCCGGCCAATGCCTCGCTGGAATGGACCATCGTCGACGCTGGCGGTCACACCGTTGCGCAGGCGACATCGCCCGCGCAGACCATCGCACCGAATGCGTCGTCGGATTATCGGGCCACGGTGACGGTGAATAACCCAACGCTTTGGTCGCTGGAAGAGCCGCATCTGTATACGGCGCACGTCAAAGTGTCGGTAGATGGAAAGTTGCTCGACGGCGAACGCGTTCCGTTCGGCATTCGCACTGCGGTGTTCGATTCGGATCGCGGTTTCTTCTTGAACGGCAAGCCGGTCAAGATTCAAGGCACCTGCAATCACCAGGATCATGCCGGCGTGGGCGCCGCCCTGCCCGACCGGCTGCAAGCATTTCGCATCGGCGTGTTGCAAGGCATGGGCTGCAATGCGGTGCGCACGTCGCACAATATGCCGACGCCGGAATGGGTCGAGGCGTGCGATCGCATGGGCATGCTGATGATGTGCGAAACGCGCCAGATGAGCTCCAACCCGAGCGGCATGCAGCAACTCGACACCATGGTGAAGCGCTATCGCAATTCGCCATCGATCATCATCTGGTCGATCGGCAACGAAGAATTCAAACTGCAAAAAGGCGAATTGGCGCCACAAGGTGCGCGCATCGCGACGGCCATGGTCGAACGCTGTCATGAACTCGATCCTACTCGTGTGGTGTCCGCGGCCGTCAACGGCGACAACGAGCAAGGCGTATCCGATGCGCTGGATATCATCGGTTTCAATTACCACATCGACTATCCCGACGGGTTCCACAAGAAGCATCCGAAGCGCGCTGTCTACGGATCGGAAACATCGAGCGCCATTTCAACGCGCGGCGAATACGCCTCGGATCCGTCGAAGAACACCGTCAACAGTTACGACGGCGTCGTGGAATGGGGCGAAACGCCGGAACAATGGTGGACGTATTACGGCACGCGCGAATGGCTCGCAGGCGGCTTCGCCTGGACGGGCTTCGACTATCGCGGCGAGCCGACGCCGTATGGATGGCCTTCGACGAGTTCGCAATTCGGCATCGTCGATTTATGCGGTTTTCCCAAGGATTATTACTACTACTACAAAGCCTGGTGGCGAAACGAACCCAGCCTGCACGTGTTTCCGCATTGGAATTGGCAAGGCAAAGAAGGCCAGGACATTTCCGTTTGGGCGTACACCAATCTTGATGAAGTGGAGCTGCTGCTCAACGGCAAAAGTTTGGGCGTCAAGAAGGTGCCGCATCTGGGACATGTCGAATGGAAGGTCGCCTACGCGCCCGGCGTGATCGAGGCGCGCGGTCGTCGTAATGGACAAGTCGTGTTGACGGAGCGTCGCGAAACGACGGGCCCCGCGCAAAAGCTGCGCTTGAGCGCCGATCGCGCGGAAATCTCCGCGGACGGACAAGACGTCGCCATCCTCACGGTCGAAGCGCTGGACGATCATGGCCGGCTCGTGCCTACCGCAAACAACAAGCTGGCGTTCCGAATTTCCGGCAAGGGTCAGTTGATCGGCGTCGGCAATGGCAACCCCAATTGCCTGGAAAGCGACAAGGAACCCAAGCGCTCCCTCTTTCACGGCCTGGCTCAGTTGATCGTGCAATCGACGGATGAAACCGGCCAGGTGCTGGTGGAAGCGGTCGAGGAAGACGCCACTGGGCGTCCCCTTCGTTCTGCCTCGCTGGCGATCAAAACCAGTAAACCGGCGTCGAGCGCTGGGCGTGCAGGCTAA
- a CDS encoding DUF2945 domain-containing protein → MTFKVGDHVSWNSEAGRVRGHIVRVHTHNVAYKGYIHHASRYEPQYEIESDKTSHIALHKGGALRKLRH, encoded by the coding sequence ATGACGTTCAAAGTTGGCGACCATGTAAGTTGGAACTCGGAAGCCGGTCGGGTTCGCGGGCATATCGTGCGCGTGCACACGCACAACGTGGCGTACAAGGGTTACATCCATCACGCCAGCCGTTACGAACCGCAATACGAGATCGAAAGCGACAAAACGTCTCATATCGCGTTACACAAAGGCGGCGCGTTGCGAAAACTTCGTCATTGA